CAATCTTCACCTCATCAACGGGCTCTTCGACTGCCACCGTAGCCGTGTTCCCGTGCTCGCAATTGCAGCGCAAATTCCCAGCTACGAGATCGGCAGCGGCTACTTTCAGGAGACACATCCCGAGCATCTCTTTAAAGATTGCAGCCACTACTGCGAGTTGATCTCGCAGCCGGAGCAGATGCCACGCGTGCTGGGCATCGCCATGCGCACAGCTCTCACCAAGCGCGGCGTTGCCGTGATCGTCATTCCCGGCGACGTGGCGCTGCGAGAAACATCTGCCGCTGCGCTCTCACTTGGGATCGAGGACTCGGCCTCGTCATTGCTCCCGTCCGACAATGAACTTCGCCGTGCGGCTGACATCCTCAACCGCGCGCGCAGGGTGACCATTCTTGGCGGAGCGGGCTGCGCGGGAGCTCATGACGACTTGATCGCAGCGGCGGAGCGGCTGAAGTCACCGATCGTCCATGCGCTGCGCGGCAAGGAGTTTATCGAGTACGACAATCCCTATGACGTTGGGCTGACTGGCCTACTGGGCTTTTCCTCCGGTTATCACGCCATGATGAACTGCGATGTCCTTCTCATGCTGGGCACGGACTTCCCCTATCAGCAGTTCTATCCGAAGACCGCAAAGATTATCCAGGTCGACCGCCTCGGCGAGCAGATCGGACGCCGTACTCCAGCCGATCTGGGACTGATCGGCAACGTGAAGGACACGCTGGCGGCACTGACTCCCCTGCTCGAAGACAAGACCGACCGCTCGTACCTCGACCTGTGTCTCAGCCACTACAAAGACACACGCAAGGGCCTTGACGATCTTGCCGTGGGGGAGCCAGGCCGCACGCCAATCCATCCACAGTACGTCGCCAAGCTGCTCGACGAGTTGGCCGCAGAGGATGCGATCTTCACTTGCGACGTGGGCACACCTACGGTCTGGTCTGCGCGCTACCTGCACATGAACGGCAAGCGCAGGCTGCTCGGCTCCTTTACGCACGGCTCCATGGCCAATGCCCTGCCCCAGGCCATCGGCGCGCAGGCCAGCCATCCTGGCCGACAGGTCATCACGCTCTCCGGCGATGGCGGTCTGGCCATGCTGCTCGGCGATCTGCTCACGCTCCGCCAGCTCAGCCTTCCCGTCAAACTCATCGTCTTCAACAATAGCTCCCTCGGCTTCGTGGAGCTGGAGATGAAAGCAGCCGGACTGGTCGATTATGGGACCAATTTGCTCAACCCGAACTTCGCAAAGCTGGCCGAGTCCGCCGACATCCTCGGCATCCGCGTGGAGAAACCGGAGGAGCTGCGCCCCGCTCTGGCCGCGGCTTTTGCGCACTCCGGTCCTGCTTTGGTCGAGGTGCTCGTCAACCGGCAGGAGTTGTCCATGCCGCCAACCATTAGCATGGAACAGGCCCTTGGCTTTAGCCTTTATATGATTCGCGCTGTGTTGAGCGGACGCGGAGATGAAGTAGTGGACCTCGCTCGGACCAACCTGCTGCGCTGACACACACAACAGCTTTTGGAGAAGTGATAGATGAACGAGCACTTGCAAGCGGCCGCTTCCGGAAGAGTTCTTCAGGTCTCCCTCTCGGGATTCGACCTGATCAACTCCCCCCGTCTCAACAAGGGAACAGCCTTCTCCGATCATGAGCGCGATGTATTCGACCTGCACGGCCTGCTGCCTCCGCTTGTGGGCAGTCTCGCTGACCAGCTTGAGCGTCGTATGGCGGCCCTGCGGGCGCAACCTACCACCTTCAGCAAATACAGCTTCCTCCGCGATCTGCAGGACACCAACGAGACACTCTTCTATGCGCTGCTGGTGCGCAACATCGAAGAGATGCTGCCCCTCGTCTACACTCCGACCGTCGGCGAGGGCTGCCAGCGCTTCAGCGAGATATGGCGTAAGCCACGCGGACTATTTCTCAGCTATCCCAATCGGAATCGTATCGATCAGATTCTGAGCCACGCCATCTACGACGACGTAAAGTGCATTGTCGTCAGCGATGGCGAGCGCATCCTCGGACTGGGCGATCAGGGCGCGGGCGGCATGGGTATTCCCATCGGCAAGATGGCTCTCTACACCGCGCTCGGCGGCATTCATCCCGAGCACTGCCTTCCCATCCTGCTCGACGTAGGCACCGACAACCAGGACCGCCTGAAGAATCCTCTTTATATCGGATGGCGAAATCCCCGCATTCGCGGCCAGGAGTACGACGACTTTGTCGACCTCTTCGTCAAGAGCGTAAAGAAGCGCTGGCCGCACGTTCTCCTGCAATGGGAGGACTTTGCCGGTGCGAATGCTGCCCGATTCCTCGCCCGCTATCGCGATCAGCTCTGCACCTTCAACGACGACATCCAGGGCACCGCTGCTGTGGCCGCCGCCACCCTCATCTCTGCGATCAACGTAACCGGAGTGCCGCTTGAGCAGCAGAAGATTGCGATCGTTGGCTTCGGCAGCGCGGGTCTGGGCATCACCAATATGCTGGCGCAGTTCATGCAGGACAAGGGGCTCACCGCCGAACAGGCGCGCAGCCGCTTCTATGCCATCGACCGCTACGGCCTCGTTACCGAGGCGGGCCAGGACGTGCGCCCCGAGCAGATGCCCTACGCGCGCAAAGAGCAGGAGGTCGAGAGCTGGCGGCAGCCGAACGGCGAGATCGCGCTGCTCGACGTAGTGCGCAACGCAAAGCCCACAGTACTCATTGGTGTATCCGGCCAACCCGGCGCCTTCACCGAACAGGCAGTCCGAGAGATGGCGACCTACGCCGAGCGCCCCGTCATCTTTCCGCTCTCGAACCCTACCTCGCGCAGCGAAGCCACCGCTCAAGACCTGATGGACTGGACCGATGGCCGTGCTCTCATCGGTACCGGCAGCCCCTCCGAGCCAGTGAACGTCGCGGGCAAAAAAGTCCCCGTCACCCAGACGAACAACTCGTACATCTTCCCCGGTCTCGCGCTCGGCATCCTTGCCTCAAAGGCCAAACGCGTAACCGATGCAATGATTAAAGCGGCAGCCGAAGAGTTGATCCGCCACCTACCCACGCAGACGGATAAGCAAGCGCGCCTCCTCCCGCCGCTTTCAGAGGCCCGCAGCCTCGGTCACCTGATCGGCCAGGCCGTAGGCAGGCAGGCCATTCGCGATGGACAAGCACAGATCGCCAACGAGGATGCTCTGAACCGCGAGCTTCAAGCCAACACCTGGGAGCCTGTCTACGTTCCTTACCAACGGAAGAATATCGAGCCATGCAAGTAAATCGCCTATAGCCTCAACCTCATGTGCCCCATGTCTCAAAAGTGAGATACGCATGCTGGCGGTCTCTCTCTACAAGATCGCCAACGATATCCGCCTCCTCTCCCGCGGCCCACGTGCGGGCTTTGCCGAACTGCTGACTCCCGAGAACGAACCCGGCTCCTCCATCATGCCGGGCAAGGTAAACCAAGCCAAAGCCCTCACGATGATCGCGGTGCAGGTCATGGACAACTACGTGGCCACAGGCTTCGGTGGCGCGGGCGGCTACCTGGAGATGAACGTCTACAAGCCACTCATCATCCAGTCGATCCAACCAAGATGGTCGGGCCTTACTAGAGCACACTCAGGATGGTTCGACCGTTCACTGACAAAAGAGTGACAACCCACAGCCCCTGGCCGCTCTATGCTCGTCTCACATATCATCGCGCCAGCCAACGCAACTCGCTTCGCGTTTCCATTTCGCTGCCCGACAGTATAGGGGTGATCTGCCGCACCAACAAAACCGTGACAATTGCTTGACCACAAGATGACAACGCTCCCCGCACCGCTTGCTAGCCTCACAGATGAGGAGACACCTGCTTGCCCCTTTCCAGCCAAGAGCTTTCGCAACAGGTACACTCCCCTGCCTGGGCATTGCGAGACGATGCAGCCAGCACACTTCATCGCCTGAGCCGAGAACAGCAAATCCACAAGGCTGTTTTGCTGAGCTTCGCCGAGCCGGTCCCTTATCAGGTCGAGCTGCTGCTCCACCTCACCAGCAGTCAATGGCGTAGTCTACTTCATTGGCTCGATATCAGCGGCCTTGCGCTCTACCTACTCGATCGGCTCGCGGAACTGGGGCTGCACAGTGCGTTGCCTCCATCCGTACTCCAGCGTCTGCAACAAAACATGGACGACAATACCCAGCGAACACGCGGCATGATCGACGAGTCTGTTGCGCTTCAGCTTGAGTTTCAAAAGGCTGGCCTTTCGTATGCCGTAATGAAGGGCGTATCACTAAGCCCAGTGTCGGTGCCTAGTCCAGAGCTGCGCCATCAGTTCGATCTCGATTACCTTATCGCCGAACGGCACGCACCCGAAGCTCAACAGATCCTTGAGCGCCGTGGTTATCGCCTATACGCAGTCAGCGGTAAAAGCTGGGAGTTCAAAACCAACGCAGCACCATACGTCTCGATGAAGGATTTCTACAAGGATCTCCCCAGCCTCGCTGTAGAACTGCATCTGGAAGCCAAGACCTCTGAGTCTTCGCGCCTGCACCGCATCGTGCACCGAGAGATCTGCGGCATCACCATGCCGGTCTTTTCACCCGTCGACCTCTTCCTGGCCCAAGGACTTCATGCTTTCAAAGATGTATGCAGCGCCTTCTCCCGCTCCGCACACTTGCTTGAGTTCTACCGCCACATACTCGCGCGCCGCGACGATACCACGTTCTGGCGCGAGCTTCGCGCAGCAGCCGAGAGTGACCTAAGAACAACCTTGGGAATCGGGATAGTAACTTACCTGATTACCTCTGTCATGGGCGACTTCGCTCCCGCGGAACTTACCTCCTGGACCGTTGCGACGCTGCCTCCATCCATACGCCTCTGGGTCGATCTATACGGTCAACGCACCATCTTCGGAAGCTATCCCGGAACCAAGTTGTATCTTCTTCTGCAGAAGGAACTAGAGATCGCAGGCATCACAGGCAAGCGTCCACTTAACCAGTTGCTCCTGCCGTCTCGCCTGCCGCTACCAGTGAGACAAGCCGTACTCAACGAAACACTCTCAACACGCATCTCGCGATACTGCATGCAGATTAAACACGTTCTTGCCCGCCTGCGTTTTCACATCGTGGAAGGATTGCGCTATGCCATCGAGCGACACCGCTGGCGGCAGCACCTGGATCGGCTCCCCTTATGACTTCATCCTTGCGTCCCGCAGCTCTTGCCTTTGATGCGATCGCTCCAGCCTTCGACTCGCGGTTCGGAGCCTGGTCCAGTGTGGCGGCACAGCGCCGCGCAGTACGCGCAGCCCTGCTGCAGCAGTTTCCATCCGAAGGCCGAGTGCTGGAACTCGGCGGCGGCACAGGCGAAGATGCGACCTTCCTTGCCGAACATGGCTTCAAGGTGCACCTTACAGACCCTTCGCCGACGATGGTGCAACTCTCAGCAGCCAAGCTAACCCCACTCGGTTCCACGGCAGAGATAGCCGCAGGAGAAGAGATGGAAGAGTTCGCCGACCGTTATCTCGCAGCGGGTCATCCTTTGTTCGACGGAGCCTATTCCAACTTCGCTCCACTCAACTGTGTCGTCGATCTTGCCCCGGTAGCGCGCGGCCTGGCCCGCCTGCTCAAACCTGGGGCCGCCGCCATGCTGGTGCTCTTCGGCACATGCTGCCCCGGCGAGATGATAGTTGAAACCCTACGCGGTCGGCCTCATCTGGCACTGCGTCGCTCCAAGCGAGGTATCGTACCGGCGCGCCTAGCCAAGCGTGAGTTCAACGTCGTCTACCATCGACGTCCAGAGATCGAACGTTCCTTCGCTCCATGGTTTGTACTCGAAAAACGAATTGGTATCGGCATCGCCGTGCCGCCCAGTGCAGCAGAGCCCTGGATCTCAAACCACCCGCGACTGCTCGCCACCATGGAGGCATGTGACCGCGCTCTCGCCCACCCCATGGCGATGCTGGGCGACCACGTGCTGTATCAGCTTCGCCGCACAGAACAATAAGCAATCCTCGAGAACACCCACATTGATTACGCTAAAAAAAATCGCTGAAATCGCTCTTCCAACACACTGGGCTAACTTCCGGCTATTAGGCTTCGAAGGTCTTCTCGAAGGAGATACCGTCAAACGCGAAAGCGCCCTGGCCCTCGTGCTTGGCGACATTCACAGCTCCCCTCCCCTGGTTCGCATCCACTCTCAATGCGCCACCGGCGACGTGTTCCATTCTCTGCGCTGCGATTGCCACGATCAGCTTCACCTCGCCTTGCGCACCATCGCAGAAGAAGGCACCGGCGTCCTTCTCTACGAACATCAGGAAGGACGCGGAATCGGCCTTATGGAGAAGCTGCGCGCCTACGCCCTACAGGACCAGGGACTCGACACCATCGAAGCCAATCTCCAGTTGGGGCATGCAGTGGACTTGCGTGATTACCGCCTTGCCGTGGCCATTCTGCAGCACCTTAAGATTCCCGCACTGCGCCTGATGACCAACAACCCCGAGAAGATCGACGCCGTGCTTGCCGCGGGAATCGAGATCGTCGAGCGCCTGAGCGCCGACGTACCCGGCAGCCCCTACTCGGCTCACTATCTCGCGGTCAAGCGTGATCAGCTCGGTCATCTCACGGGTTCCAAAACGATGACATTGATCTGACATTCTTGAGACAAGTGGCCACGCTACACAAAGCTACGCTGACTACATGAAGCGGAGCTCCCCATCGCATCCAGTCTCACGACATGCACGCTCGCAGGGCAGCCGCGCAATCACCGAGGTGGACCGTGGCTGATATCTTATTGACGCACTCGTATCATCTTCCGTACGACGCCAAACAGCTGCGTAAAATGCAGCCCTATGTACCGATCGGCACGCTCTATGCGGCAACAGCACTGCGCGATCGTGGTTTCTCCGTAGCGGTCTTCGATGCGATGCTTGAAACTCCAGCAGAGAAGTTCAAGGCCATGCTGCAACAGCATCAGCCGCAGATCGTGGCCGTCTACGAGGACGATTTCAACTTCCTCTCCAAGATGTGCCTCACGCGCATGAGAGAGGTGGCCTGGGAGATCGCACAGGCAGCTCGAGAGATCGGCGCTATCGTCCTGGTTCACGGTTCCGACTCCACCGACAATCCCGATCTGTTCCTCGCCAATGGCTTTGATTACGTGCTCTGCGGCGAAGCAGAGGAAGTTCTAGTCGAGCTATGCCACTCAATCATCAACAACACGGAGCTACCAAAGTTAGATGGCCTCGTAAGGCTCGACGAACACATGCAGACTGTCAGAAGTCAACAGCATCTGGCGAAAAACCCGGCGTGGTCTGACCTTTCACTTCCCGCCCGCGACCTGATCGATCTGGCCCCCTACCGTGCAGCATGGCTGAGTGCTCATGGGTACTTCTCGACGAACATGGTAGCCAGCCGCGGCTGCCCATTCCGCTGCAACTGGTGCGCAAAACCGATATCAGGCAATCGCTTCCATCTTCGCGCAGCCTCTACCGTAGCCGACGAGATGGAGTTGTTGAAACGCGCCGGAGTCCAGCACATCTGGTTCGGAGATGATGTCTTCGCACTCAATCATCACTGGGTCAGCGAGTTCGCGGCAGAGGTAACCAAGCGGAATGCGTCTATCCCCTTCAAGGTACAGTCTCGCGCCGACCTAATGGGGGAAGAGACAGTCCTACATCTCAAGGAGGCCGGATGCGCAGAGGTGTGGATGGGCGTTGAATCCGGCGCGCAGAAGATACTCGACGCGATGGACAAAGGCATCACCCTCGACACAATCATCGCTGCTCGCAATCGCCTGAAAGACGCGGGCATTCGCGCATGTTTCTTTCTCCAGTTCGGCTATCCGGGCGAGACCTGGACCGAGCTTCAGCAGACGATCTCCTTCGTTCGCAAGATGCGCCCAGATGACATCGGGATCTCCTTCTCATACCCCCTGCCAGGCACGCTTTTTTATGAGCGCGTGCAGGCTCAGCTTGGCACAAAGCGTAACTGGACCGACAGCGACGATCTGTGCATCATGTTCAGCGCCGCCTATACGACTGACTTTTATCGTGCGGTGCGCGAAGCGCTTCATGCAGAGGTCGATTCATGGCAGGAGCCTGAGCCCTCCCAACATACAGCCACCCGAGTCGCCGACTTATGGCGAAAGGTCGAGCAGCTAGAACCAGTGAGCCGCGATGCAGATGCATTCACCTTTCCCGAAACCATAGAAGCCTTTGCCCCACCGGTCATCGTGCCCGTGGAACAACTGCTTCCGCTCAGGAAAGCATAGATGCAGGCGCTCTCTTTTACTGCCAGAACCATATCCGAGGATCATCTCGGAGTTCACCTCCAATGCCCTCGTTGCAGAAGCAAGATGCAGGGGCTGCGGTGTTCGCAATGTTCAGTCCACATGGAGATGCGCAATGGCATCGTGCACGCCCTGCCACCCGCACGAGCTGCTTACTATGCCAGATTTATCGCCGATTATGAACATATCCGAGCAGAAGAGGGGCGAGGAAGCCAGAGCGAGGAGTTCTACCTATCGCTGCCGTACAAAGACAGCAGTGGAAGAAACAATAGCCAATGGAAGATCCGCTCGAAGAGCTACGATTACCTGATCCGGCGCGTGTTAAAGCCCTTGCATCATCGCGGATCGATTCTGGATCTCGGTGCCGGTAACTGCTGGATGAGCTTTCGTCTGGCGCTCCTTGGCTACAGCCCCATAGCCGTGGACCTGCTCACCAACGAAGACGACGGCCTGGGTGCCGCTGCTCACTTCGACAAGCATCTTCCCAATCCAATTCCACGCTTCCAGGCCGAAGCTACACATCTCCCTTTCCAGGCCGGACAGTTCGACGCGATCATCTTCAACGCGTCCTTCCACTACTCTGAAGATTATGAGGCCACTCTGCGTGAGTCTCTGCGCTGCCTCAAACCCGGTGGCCTGGCAATCATCAGCGACACGCCCTGGTACTCACGCGAAGAGAGCGGAAGCCTGATGGTTGCCGAACGCCACGCCGCCTTTCGTCAACGCTTTGGCACCGCATCCAATTCAGTAACCAGCCTCGAGTTCCTGACCGACGAGCGCCTGCAAACTCTTGCAAAGAAGCTCTCAATCCAATGGACAGTGCACTCTCCCTGGTACGGCCTCAAGTGGGCCATGCGACCGTGGATCTCCAAGCTGCGCCACCGTCGTGAGCCATCCCGCTTTCGTATTTACGTCGCGAGGAAAGATGCGTAGTTCCATTTCCTCGTGCAACGGAGCCACGCTCATTCATGGCGCACGCTGCGCTATCGGCCCACAGGAAAACATATACGCATCCATAAAGATTGCTCATGGCCGCATCATGCACATACTGCACGATAGAGCATTATCACCTTCGACAGGCGAATACACAGAGATCAATCTCAGTGGCTTTTTGGTAATGCCTGGCTTGGTCAATGCACACGATCACCTGCAATTCGCCCTGCATCCGAGACTGGCGAACCCACCGTACCGCAATTACATAGACTGGGGCGAAGACATACACGCCCGGTTTCCTGATCTGTTTGCAAAGTACCGATCCATCCCCAGGGATGTACGTCTGTGGTGGGGCGGCATACGAAACCTTCTCTGCGGAGTCACAACCGTGTGCCACCACGACACGCTTTGGCCAGAGCTGCAAAGGGAAGACTTTCCGACAAAGGTGATTCAGAAATACGGCTGGGGACATTCTCTGGCTTTGGGCGGCGATCTTCACGCAGCCTACTCCGCCACGCCCGCAGACAGCGCCTTTATCATCCACGCGTGTGAAGGCCTTGACGAGCAGATGCGGGAAGAGCTATTCGAACTTGATCGCCTCAATCTTTTGAATGAGAATACCGTGCTCGTACACGGTCTTGCCATTGACAGCGCGGGCTTCTCCTTATTGCAGGCGCAACGAGCTTCATTGATCGTCTGTCCTTCGTCCAACAAGTTTCTCTTCGACAAGCTCCCCGACATGGACGTCCTCGGCACTCTGGAAAACATCGCTCTCGGCAACGATTCCCCCCTGACAGCCACAGGCGACCTCCTGGACGAGATTCGATTTGCTATCGTCTCTTGCGGCATCGCCCCCAGAACCGCTTATCACATGGTGACAGAAGCTCCCGCAAAGATACTGCGTTTGAGCAACGACGAAGGCGAGATCTGTGCATCCGGCGCAGCCGACCTGATCGCGATTCAAGATACGGGACAACACGCTGCGGACAGGTTGCGGACACTTTCCATCACGGACATAGAGCTCGTGATAGTTGCAGGGCGCGTACAACTTGCCTCAGAGGCAATCTGGAAGCGGCTTCCTTCCCAGTCAAGAGATGGCCTGAACCCGTTATCCATCGATGGAACACTCCGGTGGCTGCGCGCTCCCGTAAATGAGCTACTACAAAGAGCAGAAGAGATTCTCGGACCAGGACAAGTACGCCTCGGAGGCCGCCAGCTCTGCTCTCCGCCACATTGCGGTGATGCTGCATGAAAGCCCACTTCGGCGTCCTCTCTTACAAAGGCACCGGCCATCTAAACCCACTCATAGCCTTGTCACGACAGCTGGTAGCGCGCGGGCACCGAGTCACATTCTTTCAAAGCCCGGAGTTCGAGCAGAAGATACTTCGTCATGGCCTGGAGTTCTCTGCCATTAGAGTGCATGAGTCCCACTCGAGCCACTCAAAGCTCAAGCCATCCTCGCGCATTGCAGCGATGCGCAATGGTGTAAACCGCATCGCCGAAGACATGGAGTTCTTTCTGCAAGAGCTTCCCGCAGCCATTCAAGGCTCCGGCGTAGATACGCTCCTTATCGGCGAAATCTCTCTGGCCGGCCCCACCCTGGCCGAGATGCTTCGCCTCCCCTACTTCATCGTCTCCACCTCCATCCCGCACAACTTCGGATGGAACGCACCTTCATTCATCGCACCTACAGGATCATGGCTCGACCGCCTGCAAAAGTATGCTCTGGAGGTCTCTGTGCTGCGCATGAAAGGCCCCGTCCGCCGCAGGCTTGACCAGTACAGAAGCCGCGTCGGCCTGGGACCAATTCGCAAAGCTTATAAGGCCTTTCCTTCACTCGCCCACATCACGCAAGTTCCCCAGTGCCTCGATCTCCCCCGTGCCACACTTCCCGTAAACTTTTTCTACACCGCACCATTCGTGGACGAAAACACTCGACCATCCATTCCATTTCCCTGGGATCGCCTCGATGGTCGCCCCATCATCTACGCATCGCTGGGAACAACACGCAAGAACGATCCTGCCATCTTTCATCGAATCGCCGAAGCATGTAGCGACTTGGATGTGCAACTGGTCATCACACTGGGTGGTCGGCGAGACCCGGCGCTCTTCGTAGACCTCCCCGGAGATCCTCTGGTCGTGAAAGATGCTCCACAGCTTGAACTTCTCAAGCGAGCGGAGATTGTAATCACTCATGCCGGCCCGAACACCGTTCTCGAGACACTCATGCAGGGCAAGCCCATGCTCGCTCTACCCATGGTTCTCGATCAACCTGCCGTCGCCACTCGCCTGGCGCGATTAAACGCAGCCGAAGTCCTCTCCATCCCCAACCGCTCCTCGCAACAGATACGCGCCGCACTGGTAAGACTACAGAGCGACGCAAGCTATCGCGATGCAGCAAAAAAAATCCAGGCGCAGATGCAGTCCATACACGGCCTCAAGCGTGCCTCGGATATCATCGAAGCTGCCCTGGCGAGACATAGCTCCAACAACACTTGAATGACGTTCGTCTAACAGAAGGATGACAAGCAAATGACAACTGCACCCACAGCGCGAAGCTACGCTGGTGCGTGACTACTCCGCAACATCATCGTGTCGTCAGTTGGCTGGAGCGCGCGCTTCTTCTCCTGACCGTGTCATTTCTCTGCATCCACACACTGCCGCGCGCCTGGCGTACGCTCAACACCGACTTCCCCAACTACTATCTGGCGGCTCATCTCGCGCATGAGGGCTACGATACTTCGCGCATGTACGAATGGCCCTGGATCGAGCGCGAGAAGGATCATCGAGCCATCGACATCCGCGTCATCGGCTTGCTACCCATTACACCGTTCTCGACTCTCGCCGTCTGGCCACTCACAGGCTTCACCCCTCTACACGCCAAACACATCTGGATACTGCTGAACCTGGCCTTCCTCATCCCCATCGGCTGGATGCTGCGCTCGCTCACAGGTCTCAGCGCTCAACGCATTGCCTTGGCCATGTTCCTCAGCTTCCCACTGCATCGAAATCTGTTATACGGCCAGTTCTACGTGA
This is a stretch of genomic DNA from Granulicella sp. WH15. It encodes these proteins:
- a CDS encoding amidohydrolase family protein gives rise to the protein MRSSISSCNGATLIHGARCAIGPQENIYASIKIAHGRIMHILHDRALSPSTGEYTEINLSGFLVMPGLVNAHDHLQFALHPRLANPPYRNYIDWGEDIHARFPDLFAKYRSIPRDVRLWWGGIRNLLCGVTTVCHHDTLWPELQREDFPTKVIQKYGWGHSLALGGDLHAAYSATPADSAFIIHACEGLDEQMREELFELDRLNLLNENTVLVHGLAIDSAGFSLLQAQRASLIVCPSSNKFLFDKLPDMDVLGTLENIALGNDSPLTATGDLLDEIRFAIVSCGIAPRTAYHMVTEAPAKILRLSNDEGEICASGAADLIAIQDTGQHAADRLRTLSITDIELVIVAGRVQLASEAIWKRLPSQSRDGLNPLSIDGTLRWLRAPVNELLQRAEEILGPGQVRLGGRQLCSPPHCGDAA
- a CDS encoding nucleotide disphospho-sugar-binding domain-containing protein, with product MKAHFGVLSYKGTGHLNPLIALSRQLVARGHRVTFFQSPEFEQKILRHGLEFSAIRVHESHSSHSKLKPSSRIAAMRNGVNRIAEDMEFFLQELPAAIQGSGVDTLLIGEISLAGPTLAEMLRLPYFIVSTSIPHNFGWNAPSFIAPTGSWLDRLQKYALEVSVLRMKGPVRRRLDQYRSRVGLGPIRKAYKAFPSLAHITQVPQCLDLPRATLPVNFFYTAPFVDENTRPSIPFPWDRLDGRPIIYASLGTTRKNDPAIFHRIAEACSDLDVQLVITLGGRRDPALFVDLPGDPLVVKDAPQLELLKRAEIVITHAGPNTVLETLMQGKPMLALPMVLDQPAVATRLARLNAAEVLSIPNRSSQQIRAALVRLQSDASYRDAAKKIQAQMQSIHGLKRASDIIEAALARHSSNNT